In the Pseudoliparis swirei isolate HS2019 ecotype Mariana Trench chromosome 19, NWPU_hadal_v1, whole genome shotgun sequence genome, one interval contains:
- the spata4 gene encoding spermatogenesis-associated protein 4 — protein sequence MDVARAPQKTGLPREVVKWLQSLDLSFYPKNMRRDFSNGYLVAEILSRYYTQDYLGQWYDRGVSLSAKQWNWSQIERSLQKQNLHLTKEMINGSIHCKPGAAELLVQEVYTLLTNRSLRDVQGPAADFTDRGYQELLPTLARSTASRAIKNNLRTTEIMAEPDISTNQRRAEVILHRHLEHKAEDRVLNPVSVTGRLKVKPNLCRPAAKEECFASSRDTTSKFSSSSTRSGGAAVSFQEIKVHQPVKWNY from the exons ATGGATGTAGCGcgtgctccccaaaaaactgGACTGCCGAGAGAAGTGGTGAAATGGCTGCAGAGCCTCGACTTGTCCTTCTACCCGAAGAACATGCGCAG AGATTTTTCCAATGGTTACCTGGTGGCGGAGATATTGTCTCGTTATTACACCCAAGACTATCTAGGGCAGTGGTATGACAGAGGAGTGTCACTCTCTGCCAAACAGTGGAACTGGAGCCAAATAGAGAGG TCTCTACAGAAGCAGAATCTGCACTTGACGAAAGAGATGATTAACGGAAGCATTCACTGTAAACCGGGAGCAGCCGAACTGTTGGTGCAGGAGGTTTATACTCTTTTAACTAACCGGAG cctccgAGACGTTCAGGGCCCGGCGGCAGACTTCACTGACCGAGGGTACCAGGAGCTGCTCCCCACGCTGGCCCGCTCCACGGCCTCCAGGGCCATCAAGAACAACCTCAGGACGACGGAGATCATGGCGGAGCCCGACATCAGCACCAACCAGAGGAGGGCCGAGGTCATCCTCCACCGGCATCTGGAGCACAAGGCGGAGGATCGGGTCCTCAACCCAG TTTCGGTGACAGGACGTTTGAAAGTGAAGCCTAATCTGTGTCGGCCGGCAGCCAAAGAGGAGTGCTTCGCTTCATCCCGAGACACTACATCGA AGTTCAGCTCCTCCTCAACAAGGAGTGGAGGAGCGGCCGTTTCCTTTCAGGAGATAAAGGTGCACCAGCCTGTAAAATGGAACTATTAA